In Papaver somniferum cultivar HN1 chromosome 1, ASM357369v1, whole genome shotgun sequence, a genomic segment contains:
- the LOC113293031 gene encoding PRKR-interacting protein 1-like isoform X2: protein MSSGDGPSVEGNTQIVTVPERPKHSLPALPLAPSNVGNAVVEYKKANPKDADEDIEIKLRRILEQVPVRVSNTSGSSAGSGSGDFHQYRQMRRKEQDRLARMQVDYDKRKELSDFMIRKEERMKATEERTAKKRLKRQKKKMKKQSKKSRLNPDAGEQQKDESSEDEDKSDDDAGEPEIPKHIFVPAGNRGK from the exons ATGTCATCTGGTGATGGTCCATCAGTGGAAGGAAATACACAGATTGTAACAGTACCTGAGCGACCTAAACATTCTCTTCCGGCTCTTCCCTTGGCTCCTTCGAATGTTGGAAACGCCGTTGTCGAGTACAAAAAAGCAAATCCAAAAGATGCAGACGAGGATATTGAAATCAAGCTTAGAAGGATTCTGGAACAAGTTCCTGTTCGTGTTAGCAATACGTCTGGTAGTTCTGCTGGTTCTGGCTCTGGTGACTTTCATCAG TACCGGCAAATGAGGCGGAAAGAACAAGACCGACTTGCAAGAATGCAAGTAGACTACGATAAACGAAAAGAGCTATCTGATTTTATGattagaaaagaagaaagaatgaaGGCCACAGAGGAAAGGACAGCAAAGAAGCGATTAAAACgtcagaagaagaaaatgaagaagcaaTCGAAGAAGAGTAGGCTGAACCCTGATGCAGGAGAGCAACAGAAGGACGAATCTTCGGAGGACGAGGATAAATCAGATGATGATGCTGGAGAGCCAGAAATTCCAAAACATATATTTGTCCCAGCTGGGAACAGGGGGAAGTGA
- the LOC113293031 gene encoding reticulon-like protein B11 isoform X1: MDASTLADPSAAEKDLLMSSQSHCRKSVQQFLGEGSVADVLLWKNQATSGILLVSSSIIWFLFEIAGYNPLLFFSNFLLILVVTLFFWGKLAYFLNWPPPSLPNLQISDDSILKISSDVHVLINRVLETGHAIIVGGNVKLLLKVIVSIWIVAFVGGLFNFITLVYIGVVLSLTVPALYNNYQDHIDDKLFAAHEVVSAQLRKFKLNMLTIQSEEKKLH; the protein is encoded by the exons ATGGATGCCAGTACTCTAGCAGATCCCTCTGCAGCAGAGAAGGATCTGTTAATGTCCTCGCAATCACATTGCAGGAAATCAGTCCAACAATTCCTTGGAGAAGGCTCAG TAGCTGATGTTCTGTTATGGAAAAACCAAGCTACCAGTGGTATTCTGCTAGTATCCTCAAGTATCATTTGGTTTCTTTTTGAGATAGCTGGATATAATCCGCTACTGTTCTTCTCAAATTTTCTGCTGATTCTGGTTGTTACTCTCTTCTTTTGGGGGAAATTGGCTTATTTTCTCAACTG GCCTCCTCCTTCACTTCCCAATTTGCAAATATCTGATGATTCCATCCTAAAGATATCCAGTGATGTACATGTTTTAATTAATCGTGTACTGGAAACTGGACACGCTATCATCGTAGGAGGAAATGTGAAACTCCTATTAAAG GTCATTGTTTCGATCTGGATTGTTGCTTTTGTTGGAGGCCTCTTTAACTTCATCACTCTTGTCTATATTG GGGTTGTTCTTTCTCTCACTGTGCCTGCATTATACAACAATTATCAAGATCACATCGACGATAAGCTATTTGCAGCACACGAAGTGGTATCGGCACAACTCCGAAAGTTCAAATTGAACATGTTAACCATTCAAAGTGAAGAGAAGAAGCTTCACTAG